In one Erinaceus europaeus chromosome 3, mEriEur2.1, whole genome shotgun sequence genomic region, the following are encoded:
- the SFTPB gene encoding pulmonary surfactant-associated protein B → MAKSHLLPWLLLLPPMFWAPSTVAMSSQQNWIWRLSEVETLFVTWIPRLPWPQIAAVGTAPPVNCAQGPKFWCESLEQALQCRALGYCLQKVWGQAEADDLCQECQDIIPILIKMTKEAIFQDEMRKFLEHECDVLPIKLLVPQCHHILDIYFPTVIDYFQNHIDPKAICEHLRLCIPEPPEPEEPGLPGPLLNKLALPRLPGALHMRPGPQTQELSEQRFPIPLPFCWLCRTLLKRVQAVIPKGVLALAVSQVCHVVPLVAGGICQCLAERYTVILLDALLGRVLPQVVCGLVLRCSTEDISDPALTTLGSLPGDWPPQDSKCQLCMLVTTQAGNSSSQALRQACLDNWPNRQKCEQFVEQHTPQLQSLVYRGWDAHTTCQVLGACESDFSPLQCAHSPHF, encoded by the exons ATGGCCAAGTCACACCTGCTGccgtggctgctgctgctgccgcccaTGTTCTGGGCCCCAAGCACTG TGGCCATGAGCTCCCAACAAAATTGGATCTGGAGGTTGAGTGAGGTCGAGACATTATTTGTGACGTGGATTCCAAGGTTGCCCTGGCCCCAAATTGCAGCTGTCGGAACAGCCCCACCTGTGAACTGTGCCCAGGGCCCCAAGTTCTGGTGTGAAAGCCTAGAGCAAGCACTGCAGTGCCGAGCCCTGGGGTACTGCCTTCAGAAAGTCTGGGGACAAGCAGAAGCT GATGACCTGTGCCAGGAGTGTCAGGACATCATCCCAATCCTCATCAAGATGACCAAGGAGGCCATCTTCCAG GACGAGATGCGGAAGTTCCTGGAACACGAGTGTGATGTCCTCCCCATAAAGCTGCTGGTGCCCCAGTGCCACCACATTCTCGACATCTACTTCCCCACGGTCATCGACTACTTCCAGAACCACATC GACCCCAAGGCAATCTGTGAGCATCTGAGACTGTGCATACCTGAACCTCCAGAGCCAGAAGAGCCAgggctgcctggccccctgctgaACAAGCTGGCCCTCCCCAGGCTGCCTGGGGCTCTCCACATGAGGCCTGGGCCTCAGacacag GAGCTCTCTGAGCAGCggttccccatccccctccccttctgctGGCTCTGCAGGACTTTGCTCAAGCGGGTTCAAGCTGTGATACCCAAG GGTGTGCTGGCCTTGGCTGTGTCCCAGGTGTGCCATGTGGTGCCCCTGGTGGCAGGCGGCATCTGCCAGTGCCTAGCCGAGCGCTACACCGTCATCCTGCTGGACGCACTGCTGGGCCGAGTGCTGCCCCAGGTGGTCTGCGGCCTCGTCCTCCGGTGCTCCACTGAGGACATCTCAGACCCTG CCCTCACCACTCTGGGGTCCCTGCCAGGAGACTGGCCTCCACAGGATTCCAAGTGCCAGCTCTGTATGCTTGTCACCACGCAGGCAGGGAACAGCAGTTCACAGGCCTTGCGCCAGGCCTGCTTAGACAACTGGCCGAACAGGCAAAAG TGTGAGCAATTTGTGGAGCAGCACACACCCCAGCTGCAGAGCCTGGTGTACAGGGGCTGGGATGCCCACACCACCTGCCAG GTCCTGGGGGCATGTGAGTCCGATTTCAGTCCACTCCAGTGTGCCCACAGTCCCCACTTCTGA